A region of the Bombus affinis isolate iyBomAffi1 chromosome 7, iyBomAffi1.2, whole genome shotgun sequence genome:
ATAGATCTCTTACACTTCAATACATGGCTGAAGCATTTGGTGTTACAATAGAATACATTGATCAGTAAGCTTGGCAAATTTCATTCTCTGCTAGTATAATGtgcatttaattattatttcaactATTTTTTGCAGGGAATTATCGCGTTTTATCGCTGCTGGAAGATTGCATTGTAAAGTTGATCGTGTTGGTGGGATAGTTGAAACTAATAGACCAGATAATAAAAATTGGCAATATCAAGCTATGGTCAAACAAGGAGACTTGCTGCTTAATAGGGTTCAAAAGTTATCGcgtgttattaatatttaattatataaaaaataaatcgaaatatcaaattttaAGATTTACTTATTGTCTGGTGTGTTCTTAAAAAAATCTGAAGTTCTTTTTATTACCCACgattttaattttgtattaaagacttaatataattaacaatttttacgataaaaataTATGCGTTGAATGTAATCCCTAGTAAATCCTAGTTGCGATTTTTCCTCCCCTTCTAAATTCTGAATCAGTCCTTTGGAAACATTCCCTATAGTCGTTCTACAATGGTCATAATCCCTACAATCGTTAGGATACCTGCAAGGGTGAAAACCCAGAGAACGATGACGGctcgatttctttttaaatatttagttgCTCCTGAACGTTAGTCAAGAGAACATGGAGTTATCATTACACTAATTACAAAACTATATTTGTATTCTAACTTGACAGCGTTTGAAGGTATGTTCTTTCTTTAATAACTTcacaattaatattaatttccctatcgaaatatatgtaaatatatcatttttataacGCGTACAAATTTAAGCCTCTGATGTTTTCAGAAGAacgttataataaaataaatatctattgAAAATGGGTCGAAGAAAATCTAAACGAGAAGCGCCACAAAGAAACAAAGCGATCGTACCTATGGATACACAATTCACGTGTCCATTTTGTAATCATGAGAAGTCATGTGAAGTTAAAATGTAAGTTTTAACGCATCGTAAAATCAGATTCTAGTTATGAagattatttattacattttataatgATTTTAGGGACAAATGTCGAAAAATAGCAAGAATTTCATGTCAAATTTGTTTAGAAAATTTTCAAACCAATATTAACATGTTATCAGAACCAATTGATGTGTACAATGATTGGATCGACGCCTGTGATGCTATTAATTAACACCTATCGCACAACATAGAAAAGTTTGACATtccattttaaaaataattgacttgttgtataatatatatttgatatgtATCAACGATCTTTTTTAATCATGAAAGTAATGATTTTAATCAATAAAGTATGaatgatattatatatatatatatatatatatatatatatatatacacacacacaattaataaatttatgtaaaatgttaatttaaagatacaactgttttgtaataaaaaaaattgtaaaaaatataaatatattactaaTAAAAACTTAAAAACGTTATTACATGCATGAAATCACATAACTATATCGAACTTTGattgatttatattttataccgaCGCAGTTacacaaaattttattattattcaatttATAGATCGATAAAGTAACATTTTGAAACACGCGCTGGATCTGACTTTCTCGAGATAAGAAATGACGTTACTTTTAACTACACAGATACATTGTTCACCGATGTTTACCACTTAGCAGTAGATAAGCAAACGCGCACGTTACGATAATAGCCTTTAAACGGAATTCGAAGCAGTTTATCAATATAGTGCATAAATTCTTTTGCTGAAGTACATGATAATTAATACTTTGCTCCTTTCTTTTACGAAAAGTGAAAATTGCATGTAAAATCGCAACTAATCTAGTTAATTATTTTCGAGTTGCGGTACGAGTATTTCATGAACTTGCATGACGTTCGTTTTGGTCGTCATCGTCCAAAAATACCAAAAGACTTTATCGTATAAAGATCGATTGATGTGCAATCGTAAAAATTAAGCTgcttaatttaatataaaattgtgtTTGACATCGTTACAATGGATAAAACAGTAACAATAGGTGACGGATGGGAACTGCCACCTCTTCGTAGTTTATATGATTTTCTTTTGGAATCTTCACGTTTCCAATTGCCTAATTTTAGAGATTTCGAAAAATGGGGCAACAGAGTAGCAAATAATCTTGTGTATTATCAAACCAATTATCTTTATATGTCCATTGCTATTTTATTGGTTGTAGCGTaagtataatattgatatttataaaatatatatataatgaagaTTACAAAATTGTTTGATAATGTACATTAATTATTTAGATTGGTACATCCAATGAAGATGATTATTGGTATATCAACGCTCATGGCAGTATGGGCTGAATGTACTTATTTGTTTAATGAAAAAGAATCATTGCTTAAATTCAAAAGAACCTATCCTCAATTTGGAGTAATTCTTACTATTATTTGTGCAGCTTATGTTCTTTATACTATAAACTCAGTCCTTCTTGTATTATTTGGTATTTTACTCTCATTTTGTGGTAAGTTTTTTTCCATATAAAGAACAGTACCAAGAAAAGTATTTTTTCATTATGGAGCTCTGAAATCAGTTATAAAAATCCAAAAATAATTGGTTGATCTGTATTAatatattgttaatattttaGTGACCTTTATACATGCATCTTTGAGATTAAGGAATGTGAAGAACAAATTTGTTAACAAGATTGAGGGTATGGGACTCAAGCGTACGCCAATGGGAGTTGTCTTAAACTGTTTTGGTATGAAAGAAGAACTCTTTACATAAATTCATAGTCAGATGTTAAAGAGAGATGTACTTTTGTGAATTGATTAtggatatatataatatatatgtatatatatacatacatatatatgtttttGACATTTAAGTTATTCATTGTTACTCTTAGCTTTATTGCTCTTAAGAATAGAAACATTTTCTTCTATATATTCTAATGCTGGGATATAATACAAAATGCAATTTAAGTATTGTTATAGTTGTATAACAATATTGTGGCTAATGCAATATATAATTTCCTTCATAAATTTACTTACATTATAGATATAAATTAATATGTTAACA
Encoded here:
- the LOC126918781 gene encoding transcription elongation factor 1 homolog — its product is MGRRKSKREAPQRNKAIVPMDTQFTCPFCNHEKSCEVKMDKCRKIARISCQICLENFQTNINMLSEPIDVYNDWIDACDAIN
- the LOC126918778 gene encoding PRA1 family protein 3, whose amino-acid sequence is MDKTVTIGDGWELPPLRSLYDFLLESSRFQLPNFRDFEKWGNRVANNLVYYQTNYLYMSIAILLVVALVHPMKMIIGISTLMAVWAECTYLFNEKESLLKFKRTYPQFGVILTIICAAYVLYTINSVLLVLFGILLSFCVTFIHASLRLRNVKNKFVNKIEGMGLKRTPMGVVLNCFEHETGITLRTQTTYTHSVH